The genomic window CTGCTCGCGGGCGACGACTGGTCCGCGTTCCCGCCCGAGGAGCAGCGGGCCTTCGCGTTCGCCCGCAAGCTGACGGGCGACCCGGGCTCGGTCACTCGCGAGGACGTCGGCCGGGTCATCCAGGACTTCGGCGTCGAGCGGGGGATCAACGTCCTCGTCTACGCGTCCCGCTGCAACTACATGGTGCGGGTCTCGAACGGCTTCCAGCTCAGCCTGGAACGCGACAACGTCTTCTTCGACTACTACTCGCAGGAGAAGCCTCCCGCGCCCGCCGGCGTCCCCGCGGCCAGCCGGGCGGACCAGGAAACCTGGAAGCGACTCCCGGCGACCGTCTCCGGCGGCGGCCAGGCGCTCCCGTCCTGGGCGACGGCGATCGCGACGCGCCTGCCCCGCACGGCGGCCGCGATGCTCGAGCTCGACTTCGCCCAGCGGACGAAGAGCCCGCTCGACCCGGCGCTCCGGGCGAAGATGCGCTGGGCGATCGCCCACGCCAACCACTGCGCCTACTCGGAGGCGACGGCGCTCGCCGACCTGAAGCGGGCCGGAGCGGACGAGGCCGCGATCCGGGTGCTCACCGGCGACCCGTCCGGCTGGCCGGAGGCCGACCGCGAGCCGCTGGAGTTCGCCCGGCTGCTGACCGTCGCGGCGCCGACGATCGGCGACGACCTGTTCGCCCGCCTCCGCGAGCGGTTCGGCGCCAAGCAGGTCGCCTCGATGGTCCTGCTGGCGGCCTACGGCAACTTCCAGGATCGGATCGTCCTCGGGCTGAATCTGCCGATCGAGGCGGGCGGCCCGCTGCCGCCCGTCGACGTGAAATTCGCGCCGGGCGCCATCCAGATGACGCCCTTGCCGCTGGTTCGCCATGACAAGCCGACCCTGCGGGAGTCGGGCGAGACGGTCGTCGATCGCGACCCCGAGTGGTCGGAGCTGTCCTACGATGAGCTCCAGTCGCGGCTCGAGCGCCAGCGGGCCCGGTCTCCGCGGCTGCCGATCCCGGTCTGGGACGACGTGAAGAAGACGCTCCCGCCGGCCCTCGCGGACCGGCCGATCAAGATCGTCTGGACGCTCGTCTGCATGGGGTATGTCCCCGAGCTGGCGATCCCCTGGAACAACGCCACGAGGACCCTCTGGGCCGAGTCGCCGTCGGACCGGGTCTTCGAGGAGAGCCTGTTCTGGGTCGAGACCCGGGCGATCCGCTGCAACTACTGCATGGGCCACTGCGAGATGCTCATGGAGGTCGGCGGGCTGGACAAATCCGAGATCGACGAGCGCACCCGGCGGCTCGCGGGCGACGACTGGTCCGCCTTCCCGCCCGCCGAGCAGCGAGCCTACGCCTACGCCCGAAAGCTCGCCAAGACGCCATGGCAGCTCACCTCGGCGGATTACGCCACGCTGGAGAACGACCTCGGGTCCGAGCGGGCCATGGCCGTCTTCTGGTGGCTCTGCCGCGGCCTCTACATGACCCGCGTGTCGGACGGGTTCCAGCTCCCCCTGGAGCGGGAGAACGTCTTCCGGAACTTCTTCCCGCCGAACACCGGCCAGCCGCCGGCCGGCTCGACGACCTCGAAGTGATGACCGCGACCGCCGGGCCGCCGCATGACGGGCGGCCCGGCAGCCTACCTTGCTCCCACGCTCCGAGTCTCATTACACCTCGTAGATGTGCTCGCCCCCGTGAGCCGGATTGCCGACGAGGGAGCGGCTCCGGAGGTCCACCACGAAATCCAGGTGCCCGAGGACCAACTGTCCGATCAGTACCGGGTTCCCGTCAGCGATCTCCCGGACATCCATGGTGCAGGTCCGTCCCTGGATGGTGAGACGCACGGCATCGTAGGGCCTTACCTCATCGACTCCGCTTACCGTTCGCTCCCGCCTCGTGCCGACCGGCTCCAGCCCGAGCCGCTTGATCATGGCGGTCGGGATGCAGAGGAAAATCGCCGCGGCGTCCACCGGAGCATCGGTGACTGTCGCCGAGCGCGCACGCCCCGAGAGGAGCCGGCCTTTCTCAGCGGCCCAGGCGTCCGCCAAGTT from Aquisphaera giovannonii includes these protein-coding regions:
- a CDS encoding carboxymuconolactone decarboxylase family protein is translated as MIRSRMLFSLAATLGLAGPAIAAEGAGGPPTPLTDEEAWKALPEATAGRGQPLPAWARSLAREMPRTAAALLRLDYVQRARSPLDPKLRAAMRWTAAHANRCAYAEAYALADARRAGLSEEDLAALRSGDASRRPAAERAALEFARKMTVASSTVTDDEFAALVKAFGEKDVVAMVLLMAYSNFQDRLLTCLGTAVEPGGPRPPLEVQFAPGSLQGQMLSFPKGNPALAGPTGKDVVPDDPRWAAVTYDALQEKLERQRSRTTRVRVPSWDEVVRGLPADFHAPQKPVRIVWTLVCLGHQPELAAAWETLMRTAGAESRGKMDRVFSQGLFWVVTKTVDCPYCMGHCEMNWEVAGLDKSQIAERSRLLAGDDWSAFPPEEQRAFAFARKLTGDPGSVTREDVGRVIQDFGVERGINVLVYASRCNYMVRVSNGFQLSLERDNVFFDYYSQEKPPAPAGVPAASRADQETWKRLPATVSGGGQALPSWATAIATRLPRTAAAMLELDFAQRTKSPLDPALRAKMRWAIAHANHCAYSEATALADLKRAGADEAAIRVLTGDPSGWPEADREPLEFARLLTVAAPTIGDDLFARLRERFGAKQVASMVLLAAYGNFQDRIVLGLNLPIEAGGPLPPVDVKFAPGAIQMTPLPLVRHDKPTLRESGETVVDRDPEWSELSYDELQSRLERQRARSPRLPIPVWDDVKKTLPPALADRPIKIVWTLVCMGYVPELAIPWNNATRTLWAESPSDRVFEESLFWVETRAIRCNYCMGHCEMLMEVGGLDKSEIDERTRRLAGDDWSAFPPAEQRAYAYARKLAKTPWQLTSADYATLENDLGSERAMAVFWWLCRGLYMTRVSDGFQLPLERENVFRNFFPPNTGQPPAGSTTSK